The following proteins come from a genomic window of Nicotiana tomentosiformis chromosome 12, ASM39032v3, whole genome shotgun sequence:
- the LOC104106450 gene encoding uncharacterized oxidoreductase At4g09670-like — protein sequence MANYTIRFGILGCADIARKVSRAILLSQNATLYAVGSRSIDKARKFAAENGFPATAKVYGSYEEVLDDPNVDAVYVPLPTSLHIKWAVLVAQKKKHVLCEKPVGLNVKEVDVILEACESNGVQFMDGTMWMHHPRTAKMREFLSDPQQFGELKTVNTCFTFAADRNFLENDIRVKPDLDALGALGDVGWYCIRGILWAADFELPKSVIALRNPVFNKAGVIISCGASLSWEDGKVASFHCSFLSNLTMDLTAVGTKGTLHLHDFIIPFEEKKASFVSAVESGFKELVTGWEPKPSEHTVMTDIPQEALMVKEFSRLVASIKNEGSKPEKKWPTLSRKTTLVLDAVKASIEKGFEAVEIVS from the exons ATGGCAAACTATACCATACGATTTGGAATATTGGGATGTGCGGACATCGCTCGAAAGGTGTCACGCGCTATACTCCTTTCGCAAAACGCCACGCTCTACGCCGTCGGTAGCCGTTCAATCGATAAGGCCCGAAAATTCGCCGCCGAGAACGGTTTTCCGGCGACGGCGAAGGTGTACGGAAGCTATGAAGAAGTGCTCGACGACCCGAATGTGGATGCAGTTTATGTGCCTCTGCCCACAAGTCTGCATATCAAATGGGCCGTTCTTGTAGCCCAGAAGAAGAAGCATGTGTTGTGTGAAAAGCCAGTCGGGTTAAATGTTAAGGAAGTGGATGTGATATTGGAGGCGTGTGAATCTAATGGGGTGCAGTTTAtggatggtactatgtggatgcaTCATCCTCGTACTGCTAAGATGAGAGAATTTCTTTCTGATCCTCAGCAATTTGGTGAACTCAAAACG GTAAACACTTGTTTCACATTTGCTGCTGATCGGAACTTCCTTGAGAATGACATTCGAGTAAAGCCAGATCTTGATGCTCTTGGTGCTCTTGGTGATGTTGGGTGGTATTGCATTAGGGGAATTCTGTGGGCTGCTGATTTTGAGCTTCCCAAATCAGTAATTGCTTTACGCAACCCTGTGTTCAACAAGGCGGGGGTGATTATATCATGCGGTGCTTCTTTATCGTGGGAAGATGGGAAAGTGGCAAGTTTTCATTGCTCTTTCCTATCCAACTTGACAATGGATTTAACTGCTGTTGGAACCAAGGGCACGTTACACCTTCACGACTTTATCATCCCTTTTGAGGAGAAGAAAGCTTCATTTGTTTCAGCTGTAGAATCTGGATTTAAAGAACTTGTAACAGGATGGGAGCCAAAACCTAGCGAGCACACGGTCATGACAGACATTCCACAGGAAGCTCTCATGGTGAAGGAATTCTCTAGACTGGTTGCAAGTATTAAAAATGAAGGCTCGAAACCTGAGAAGAAGTGGCCAACTCTTAGTAGGAAGACAACTCTGGTTTTGGATGCTGTCAAAGCATCGATCGAAAAAGGTTTCGAAGCTGTGGAGATTGTAAGTTGA